Proteins found in one Takifugu rubripes chromosome 17, fTakRub1.2, whole genome shotgun sequence genomic segment:
- the junba gene encoding junB proto-oncogene, AP-1 transcription factor subunit a isoform X2, which yields MNLNFADSYRNSNFKSQQHLRADSDFYSSGTDVGSLKLASPELERLIIQNSNGVITTTPTPAHYLYNRGITEEQEGFADGFVKALDDLHKMNQMAPPNVSIGTGGVPCPAPATVYGSSMQPEPLEYTTLSSCTTNSSLSSAASYPSTTISYLPHHQYHPHSQAVAHGSHHFQHSLAGVGIHAQRFGGLKEEPQTVPDMHNSDSGSPPMSPLDMEDQERIKAERKRLRNRIAASKCRRRKLERISRLEDKVKVLKTDNAGLSNTASLLREQVAQLKQKVMTHVSSGCQLMLAPKVKSY from the coding sequence ATGAACTTGAACTTCGCCGATTCATATCGGAACTCAAACTTCAAGTCGCAACAGCACCTTCGCGCCGACAGTGATTTCTATTCTTCGGGGACGGACGTGGGTTCCCTGAAACTCGCTTCTCCTGAACTGGAGCGGCTGATCATCCAAAACAGCAACGGGGTCATCACTACAACACCCACACCTGCCCATTACCTTTACAATCGGGGTATcacggaggagcaggagggcttCGCTGACGGCTTCGTCAAAGCATTGGACGACTTACACAAGATGAATCAGATGGCTCCTCCGAACGTGTCCATCGGTACCGGCGGCGTTCCCTGTCCGGCACCGGCAACCGTGTACGGGTCATCCATGCAGCCCGAGCCCCTAGAGTACACCACCTTGAGCAGCTGCACCACAAACTCCAGCCTCTCATCTGCAGCCAGCTACCCGTCCACCACTATCAGCTACCTGCCGCACCACCAGTACCACCCGCACTCCCAGGCTGTTGCGCACGGATCGCACCATTTCCAGCACTCCCTGGCAGGCGTGGGCATCCACGCGCAGCGGTTCGGCGGATTGAAAGAGGAGCCCCAGACTGTCCCGGACATGCACAACAGCGACAGCGGCTCTCCGCCGATGTCCCCGCTCGACATGGAAGACCAGGAGCGCATCAAGGCCGAGCGCAAGCGGCTGAGGAATCGGATCGCCGCCTCCAAATGTCGGAGACGCAAACTGGAGCGCATCTCTCGCCTGGAGGACAAGGTGAAAGTGCTGAAAACGGACAATGCGGGACTTTCTAACACGGCGTCCCTGCTCCGGGAGCAGGTGGCCCAACTCAAACAGAAAGTCATGACACATGTGAGCAGCGGCTGCCAGCTCATGTTGGCGCCCAAAGTCAAGTCTTATTGA
- the junba gene encoding junB proto-oncogene, AP-1 transcription factor subunit a isoform X1 codes for MSTIMEQPFYDDSFLSAYGHPGAALPDYKLLKQNMNLNFADSYRNSNFKSQQHLRADSDFYSSGTDVGSLKLASPELERLIIQNSNGVITTTPTPAHYLYNRGITEEQEGFADGFVKALDDLHKMNQMAPPNVSIGTGGVPCPAPATVYGSSMQPEPLEYTTLSSCTTNSSLSSAASYPSTTISYLPHHQYHPHSQAVAHGSHHFQHSLAGVGIHAQRFGGLKEEPQTVPDMHNSDSGSPPMSPLDMEDQERIKAERKRLRNRIAASKCRRRKLERISRLEDKVKVLKTDNAGLSNTASLLREQVAQLKQKVMTHVSSGCQLMLAPKVKSY; via the coding sequence ATGTCGACAATAATGGAACAACCTTTTTATGACGACTCGTTTCTCTCTGCTTATGGCCATCCAGGCGCAGCTCTGCCAGACTACAAACTGCTAAAGCAGAATATGAACTTGAACTTCGCCGATTCATATCGGAACTCAAACTTCAAGTCGCAACAGCACCTTCGCGCCGACAGTGATTTCTATTCTTCGGGGACGGACGTGGGTTCCCTGAAACTCGCTTCTCCTGAACTGGAGCGGCTGATCATCCAAAACAGCAACGGGGTCATCACTACAACACCCACACCTGCCCATTACCTTTACAATCGGGGTATcacggaggagcaggagggcttCGCTGACGGCTTCGTCAAAGCATTGGACGACTTACACAAGATGAATCAGATGGCTCCTCCGAACGTGTCCATCGGTACCGGCGGCGTTCCCTGTCCGGCACCGGCAACCGTGTACGGGTCATCCATGCAGCCCGAGCCCCTAGAGTACACCACCTTGAGCAGCTGCACCACAAACTCCAGCCTCTCATCTGCAGCCAGCTACCCGTCCACCACTATCAGCTACCTGCCGCACCACCAGTACCACCCGCACTCCCAGGCTGTTGCGCACGGATCGCACCATTTCCAGCACTCCCTGGCAGGCGTGGGCATCCACGCGCAGCGGTTCGGCGGATTGAAAGAGGAGCCCCAGACTGTCCCGGACATGCACAACAGCGACAGCGGCTCTCCGCCGATGTCCCCGCTCGACATGGAAGACCAGGAGCGCATCAAGGCCGAGCGCAAGCGGCTGAGGAATCGGATCGCCGCCTCCAAATGTCGGAGACGCAAACTGGAGCGCATCTCTCGCCTGGAGGACAAGGTGAAAGTGCTGAAAACGGACAATGCGGGACTTTCTAACACGGCGTCCCTGCTCCGGGAGCAGGTGGCCCAACTCAAACAGAAAGTCATGACACATGTGAGCAGCGGCTGCCAGCTCATGTTGGCGCCCAAAGTCAAGTCTTATTGA